The DNA sequence ttatggAACATCAAGTTTCCTCTAAAATTCAAGATCcttgtttctttttttaaacAAGATCCTTGTTTCGTTGTCCTATACCTAATTATAATTTAGTGTACAATACGGAGGTGCCCATGTCTCTGAATACTACGAAGATGGACAACTTAAGATGCACATTTTTATTAATCAATGACAAACACCATTGAGGCTTTATTTAGATAAACTCATATCCACGTACCTTAATTCACATGAACACACGCGTAGACTAAGGTGAATATAAGTGCAGCTAAATAAGCCTTGAGGTGATCGGTTTACCTGCCTTTGCAAATTAAAAACACTTGCATCTACAAATGTTTTTCATGGTAGTAAATTCAGTGGTTGCAACCACGGCAGTTTACTAGTAGGTTTGTGTCTTAGCAAAAATCTTCTGAACTAAGAGAAGaataaaaatatcataatattttGAGATCAATAGACACTGCAGTATATATTATGTTCATATAAGATAATAAAATATTCTCTCATTTTGTGACGTAACAATAATAAatagtaaaaaaataataaaaagctaGACGCACATGTAGTACTCCTGTTGGTGCCAAGGCGACAGTGgttaaaatatcataatatttgTGATCAATATAAGATAATAAAATATTCTCTCATTTTATGACTAACAATAATAAATAGtaaaaattccctacaactatAAAAAGACTAAAGGTGAATAACTTTTGGCGCAACTATTACCTTCGTCCGTCTACGTCCCTGTTTTAGGAAACATCCGACCATTGCGATCTCCTACTCTTTTACTACCGTGCCCCGTTCCCCTCCGATCCACAGCAAGCGCATTCTCGGTCGCACCCCGATCCCTCGCGATCCCCTCCGATCTGTAGGAGGCGCCCCCTGATGCCCCATGATTTCCCGCGATCCGCAGCAACCGCTTTCTCAGCCGCGCCCCCGTCCCCTCCCTGCACGTCAGCGATTCCCTCCCTGGATGTCCGCGCGGGCGACGTGACCTCAGCCGCGACCGTGAGCTCTCGAATGCCGTTGCAACCGCCGCCACAAGCACTGTCATGACCGTCGCCACCTTCCTAGACGAGATCGCCGTCGGGGCCGCCGCCACCTCCCTGGATGAGAGCGCCATGATAGGATGGTACGGAGATATGGGCGAAACTTATTTGTGGATTTATTGGCACACGAaaggaaataaatagatatcgaAGATTTCTTCATGCCGATATTAAACACTATCTTAGCCGCATCACGGAAAGGTCAATAAAGTAGAGTTTGTGAGCCTGCGACGTCGTGCTCTCCATGACTATGCTAGTTTCATAAACTTTGTGGTTTGCATTAATGTTTTTTTAATATTGATACTTAAATTTTACGGTAATGTTATCTTATTGTGCGATCTATGTAATTTTGAGTACatattaaaaataataaaaagctaGACGCACATGTCATACGTCTGTTGGTGCTAAGCTAGTAGCATTTGACAGGAATTTTTGATTCATATTTGGTAATTGCTCTACACGCTTGCCACGTGTGCTTGGGTTGTCACAATCGCATTTTATTAGCCTGTTTAATAAGGACTGGACAGAAGATGTGGCACTAATAATTAAACAATCTGCCGCTGCGCTATTTGGGCCAGACTTGGATTTTGGGCTTGCAACAACTCTTCCGGCCCAGTTTACCTGAGCCTTGTCAAAGTTCATATCCCGTCGCCGACGACTTCGGTACGACAACCTCCACCCGCGCCATGCGCCCATGCCGGCGTGGCAGCGTCCACCGTGGCCCCTCACACGGCCAGCCCGGCCTGGAGCTCCGCCTGCGTGGCTGCGATGTGTCACTGACTTCTCCGATATATCCAGTGCGTTGCGCGGACGATAAGTCGGAGTGGAGCTGCGACGCGTGTTTATAGGGGCgagtataaatatatatattttaacgTCTGTATTGTACTATGTAATTCTCAAAAATAAATACTACGGTACTTTACaacatgagagaaaaaaaatctatCACAACTACTGTGTTTTAATTTGATATAGACTTAATAAGATATTGTCATATCAATACAAACATTAATTGAAATTATGGGTATCATAGTAATTGAACACATAAATTATAGCtttaaaattttgtaaaaataaacataataaataaataaatacgtaGATTTTTAGCCAAACAGGTCTAACTCCACGTACCTTTGCTCTAGAAAAAAATGAAGAGTTTATGGAGCAATCCTTAAAACGCTCttaatagattttttttttaacgaTACAATGCACGAACATATTTCCTAGTAAACCATAAAGTTTGAAGTTTTTTTGGAAGACAAACAAGaatatttatgacatcaaagagATGAATTATTATGAAAAGTCATTTCATAATGTCTCTAATgtattttcttcttttcaacAAATTTAGTCGAAACTTAGGATGGTCGACTTAGAATAGCTGAAATTTCACATATTTCAGGACAAAGTGACAGCGCCAGAGCCCAGCAGAGAGGAATATTCACAACACGCATGGTATGGATTACGTAATGCCAAATCAGCTGAATGTGCATGGGAACGAATTCACTAGTTCGTGGGGACAAACAAAAGGCGTAGCTTTCAGCACGAGATCAGTTTTCCGGCGTGCCGTGATCCCATAAGCTTCATCCATGTCTAGCTCGCCGGGATCCGCTCCACCGGGCAGCTCCCAGTCGAAGTGATAAAGCAGGCTCACAAGCGCCATCTCAATGTTGGCCATCCCAAACGTCAAGCCCGGGCACATcctccggccgccgccgccggggaggAACCTGAAGTCCCCGCCGCTGAAATCCACCAtgccctcgccgtcgccgtcgccgtcgaacCTCTCAGGCTTGAACTCGCCCGCGTCAGGCCACCACCTCTCGTCTCTCCCGATCGCCCACGCGTTCACGAACACCGTGGTGCCCGCGGGCACGTCGTGCCCCATGATCGTGATCGGCTCAGCGCAGGACCTTGGGAGGATGAGCGGCAATGGTGGGTGAAGCCTGAGCGTCTCCCTGATGACTGCCTGAAGGTAGGGGAGACGACGCCCCTGGATGTCCGCCTCGGCCACCCTTGTCTTGCCCTGAAGGACTCGCCGGACTTCCGACTGCGCTCGCTGCATCACGCTCGGGTTCTTGGCGAGCTCCGACATGGCCCATATGGTCGTCGTCGCCGTAGTCTCTGAGCCGGCGGCGAAGACATCCTGATGGAAAAATTGAAACTTTTTTTCTCATCAGGTATACCAGAGCAATAGAGGCCGGAAGGACGAAGCCATGGCAATGGCGAGGTGACGTGACTCACGAACAACACCGCGCAGACAACTTCTGTGGTGAGCACGGTCTCCAGCCCACCATCGCGCTGAAGCCGTAGCAGCACGTCGAggatgtcgtcgtcgtcgtcgtcaccaGAGCCCtcgccatcgttgttggccgcCTTG is a window from the Sorghum bicolor cultivar BTx623 chromosome 5, Sorghum_bicolor_NCBIv3, whole genome shotgun sequence genome containing:
- the LOC8079745 gene encoding ent-cassadiene C2-hydroxylase isoform X1, whose amino-acid sequence is MMAETTLAVSVWYTLLLCLLAGVAVLLTLKTKSIASGHGAGGVNLPPGPRPLPVMGNLHSLLGALPHHAMRALARRYGDVVLLRLGHVPTVVVSSPEAAREVLRTHDAVVSNRPLYVTADILSYGGQNIAFAPSGSPHWKELRRLCATELLSPRRVLSFRPIREEEAASLVRSIATAAASSSSPAVVNVSERVKVLMNDVLMRCAVGDRCPMRDEYIAALDEALRLLAGFNLVDLFPRSRLAGALGAGALRAAREVHDRVHRIVQAIIHDHASKAANNDGEGSGDDDDDDILDVLLRLQRDGGLETVLTTEVVCAVLFFQFFHQDVFAAGSETTATTTIWAMSELAKNPSVMQRAQSEVRRVLQGKTRVAEADIQGRRLPYLQAVIRETLRLHPPLPLILPRSCAEPITIMGHDVPAGTTVFVNAWAIGRDERWWPDAGEFKPERFDGDGDGEGMVDFSGGDFRFLPGGGGRRMCPGLTFGMANIEMALVSLLYHFDWELPGGADPGELDMDEAYGITARRKTDLVLKATPFVCPHELVNSFPCTFS